TTCTTTTGTTGCTGGCATTGCTGCCTTAGCGTTTAAATTAGCTTCTTGAGCATTGTAGTTTCGGGATCTATGGTCTTGCAAGTTTTGATGTTGTGCTTTCATAGTTAACAAGATGTGTTTGATCATTTAGTTTAACTGTATCTTAAATCTTGTGTTTGGTCAAAAGCTATTCTAAATACAAAGTGAAATATATTAGTACGGAAAACACATGTTTTCCGTACTAATATATTTCATGCTATCTAACCAATTAACCATTCTTTCAGTTTTGAATAACGCAAAGAAGTTTTATTATCTTTAATAGATATAGCCAATGCTTTTTTCTGTCCAATTATTATAACTAGCTTCTTGCCGCGAGTAATAGCTGTGTAAATTAAATTGCGTTTGAGCATCATATAACTTTGCATGGTTAGCGGAATTATTACTGCTGGATATTCCGAACCTTGAGATTTATGTATCGTAGTAGCATAGGCTAGAGTAATTTGATCAAGATCACTATAATCATAAACCACATCACGATTATAAAAGTTTATTGTAACTTCTTGGTCCTGCTCATTTATATTATTAATAACCCCTATATCCCCATTATAGACTTCCTTGTCATAATTATTTTCCGTCTGCATAACCTTGTCTCCAATGGCAAAGGTTTGACCAAATTTAGTTATGCCGTTGCTATAGTTTGGATTTAGTATTTTCTGTAACTCAATATTTAATGATCTAGCACCTACGCCTCCTCTTTGCATAGGACATAATAATTGAATATCATTTATAGGGTTAAGATTAAATTTATTTGGAATACGCTCTCTTATCATCATAATAATTTTATTAATGATATCTTCTCCATGTTCTGCCTCTATAAAATAAAAGTCTGATTCTTTTTTTTGAGACGTAAGATCAGGTAAGATGCCATTATTCACGCGATGAGCATTAATAATAATATTGCTTGTTGCTGCTTGTCTAAATATTTCAGTTAACTTGACCGTCGGTATAACTCTAGAATTGATAATATCTTTTAATACTTGCCCAGAACCTATAGAAGGCAGTTGATCTACATCGCCAACTATTAGTAATGCTGAAGTGTGTGGAAGGGCTTTTAATAATGCATGAAATAGTGATATATCAACCATTGAAGCTTCATCTATTACTAGATAATCGCACAGTAATGGTAAATCCTCATTACGTTTAAACCCTCCGTAAGCAGGGTCTATTTCAAGCAATCTATGTATAGTGGTGGCCTCGAGCCCTGTACTTTCACTTAAGCGTTTAGCTGCTCTACCAGTGGGTGCACATAGTTTAATATTTAAATGCTGCGTAGATAATGTTCTAAGTAATGAGTTAACCAAGGTAGTTTTCCCTGTGCCTGGTCCACCCGTAATAACCATCAACTTATGCTGCAGTGCTTTTTCTATAGCCGTTTTTTGACTTGTTGCAAGCGTAATACCTAGCTCTTGCTCTATTGATGGCAAAACGGAAACGGTATCTATTTTGCCCCAAGTAACAGGAGCTTTTGTTAAATTGACTAGTATTTTAGCAATGTTTTTCTCATATATGTAATAACTAGTTAAGAAAATAGATTCAACGTTATCAATAGTATCAATTATTAATACATTTGACGCTACTTCTTCTATTATAGCCTGCTCAATGATATCGTACTCTATCTCAAGTAATTTTTGAATATTTTGTAGTAATATTTTTTTAGGCAAGCCGCAATGACCATCTGACGTCGCTTCAAGTAATGTATGCGTTAACCCCGCTTTGGCTCTGATTAAAGAATTCTTATCAATACCTAAATTACGAGCTATGGTATCTGCTGAAATAAATCCAATACCTCTTATATCTTTAGCTAATTGATAAGGGTTATTTGACACTATTTCAATCGCTCTATCACCATATGTTTTGTAGATTCTAGTGGCTCTAGTAGTACCCACGCCATGCGATTGTAAAAACACCATTATTTCACGAATGACTTTTTGTGCCTGCCAGTTGTTGCAAATACAGTTAGCTCTTACCTTACCTATCCCCTCAACAGTAGATAAAAGATGAGGCTCGTGTTCAATAACTTCAAGCACTCTATCTTTAAATGCTAATACTAATTTCTTAGCAAAATATGGTCCTATGCCTTTAATCAACCCAGAGCCAAGATATTTTTCTATACCTTCTAGTGTATCAGGCGGCAATGATTTAATAAAATGTGCCTTAAATTGTTTACCATGATTTCTATCGTTATACCAAATACCACTACATTTTATATATTCTCCTACTAGTACAGATGGTATGTTACCTGTAACGGTGATTAAATCCCTATGACCTTTTACCTTAATACGTAATACACAAAATCCATTATCAGGGTTATGATAAGTAATACGTTCTATGATGCCGGATATATATTCATTAACATCCTGTTTATTCATATAGTTTTATTAAAAACCTTAAAATGTCTCAAAAGTTTTTGTGGTATAGTCATACTGCTAATTTTTGCTCCTTATGCTATTTATATTCACTCCACTTGGCAATAGAAGACAACAGAGCCATATATGAATCAATTATACTGCCATATATACAAATTTAAATATGTGGCTATTAGAATCCATAGTAAGTATGGAATCATAAGAAGAGATACTGTTTTTATTTTTGGATAAGCTAGCAAAATTAGCATACCAACTATAATATCCATGGAAATCAAAATCAGAAGAGAAGTTTTGATCAGGTGAAAGTAAAAAAACAAAGGGGTCCAGCTCCAGTTTAAAACAAGCTGCGTTACATACAAAGTTTTGATAGTATTCAGTACTGGAAACGTCGTAGTACGCCAAATTACCCACCCGCAAGCCCCAATGGCACTGTACAAAATATTCCACACGACTGGAAATACATAATTTGGCGGTGTCAGAGGTGAACGATTTAAGGTACTGTACCAAGTGCTAATTTCTGCCTATAGTTAAAGAACCAATAATCGATCCAATCGCTACGAGTGCTACAATCCAGGTGATCAAAGTGAGGTATTTTTTTCTATAGTGCATTCTCATCTATTACTAAGTATTTATAATATATTTGTATGTATGAGGATATAACCTCTTGATTTCCTTATCCTAACGATACGTTTAATATGCGTATCTATTTCATGCTGGGTAGTGCAATGAATCACCTTATAATTGCCTTGATTAGAGTACAAAGTGCCCCAGTTACATATAAGATCAGTAGTACCAAAGAGATTGTCTTGAGTAGTTAATCTATAATATTTATGGTCTTTAATCCAATAATAAGCCATGTCAATTAGTTATAAAGATAAGTACCTATAATAATAGCAGAGCATCCAACCATACCTAGTATTTCAGCGTAAATAAGAGCTTTTGCTTTTTTAACCACACCATAAATTAACCAGTTAATAAGCAAAAATAAGCAAATAAGATATGCTGGTAATGAAATATCCTCAGCAGATTGAGTTGAGAATATTTTATATGCTTGTATATAATGCATAGATTGTCCAAGTATACCTACAATCATAATATAATATTCATAATAATTGCTTGTATTAGATTTCTGATTATGCAGTATATCAGTATTATTAATAGTCATAATGATAGTAACCTTAAGAGAATTTAAGTCCAATTATTGATATTATTAAAATTGTAATGAAGAATAATCGTAATATAGATATTGGTTCATTAAAGATAAATATACCCAATATTGCAGTACCAGCAGCACCAATACCAGTCCACACAGCATATGCTGTACCTATAGGGATTTTATTTAGAGTTTTTGAAAGGCACATAAAACTTAATGCTCCAAAGAAAATAAACAGGAAAGTTGGTTTAAGTTTTGTAAAGCCATCAGAATATTTTAATGAAATAGCAAACGCATTTTCGCATTTTGTTGACACAAAATGCCATGCGCTCAGTGAGTAGTAAAATATCTGTAAAACAATAATTAGAAAAGCTAAAGTAATAAATGGCAGCATATTATTTTGATAAAACCCCAGTACAAAGAAGTAAAGGACAAAATGCAGTCGCTGCTGCTGCATATATTTCTGCTTCGAAGTTAGTATACAAAACTATTGATAAAGAAAGTGGTGAGGTTATTAGTATTACTTATGATTTCATAAAAAAGCAAGGAGTAGTATATAGCAAGATATTTGTTCCTGAAGGCTTTGAAGACGCTGCATGGTTGCAAGATAGAAATCAGTTATGGAACACGGCAGAAGCAAGAGAAACAAGGGATGATTCTAGAACTGCTGAAAAAATTTGTTTTGCTTTGCCGCGTGAAGTTAGTAGGGAAGAAAATATTAAATTAGTAGAAGAATATGTAAACAAGAATTTAGTAGCACGAGGTATAGTATGCGATGTTAATATTCACTACGATAATTTGAATAATCCACATATGCATTTACAGCATTTAACAAGAAGATTGGAGCGTTTAGAGAATGGCAAAGTAATACTTAGTAAGGTTAAAGCAAGAGATCTATTTACTATTAAGGCAATGTATGATTTTAGAAATCAATGCGAGGTCGAAATTAACAAAGTATATGAGGAAGCAGGTTTGCCTTTTAGGATAACTGCTAAGTCATATAAGACACTTGGCATAGATCAAAAACCGATGCGTCATAAAGGGCCTGCTCATTATATGAAGGCTACGGAGCTTGAGGCAAAAAACAAAGAGATCATAGCTGAGAATGCAAAGAAGATATATGAGAATCCTGAAATAGTATTTGGTCGTATTTCATATACAAAGCCAGTGTTTACTAAAGAGGATATTGCTATAGCATTATCAGATGCTTTAATGGTGCATTTAGTATCAAAAAGCAGTGATATTGCGAAGGAGCACGAGGCTATTAGAGAGTTTGGTAAAGGGCTCATTCAGGAGCAAGACAGTAGTGAAAATGCATCAAAAAGCGTAAGTAATAATCCAGTAGCTAGTAGCACTAATAACCCAGCTATCGAACACTTAAACAAGGAATATGGAGAGGAGTTTTTAAGACTTTACAATCAGCTACTTGTATCTGACAAGATAGAGTTGATGGATCAGAAAGACTTGATGGGAAGAACCCTGTATTCCTTAAAATCAAGAGTAAATTTAGAACGTCGTTATGTGTCTGCTATAGAGGAGTTAAATGTTCGGGGCGAACATAAGCTGAATATTTTAGATAGCACTATTGGAGAGAGAAACAGTCTTAAAGAACAAATAGGTGACTTAGTAAATGTAGTAGGAGCAAACCTACAAAATAAATTTAATGATAAGATAGGAAGTGGTTTAGGTTTCAAGCTTAATGTCTTTGGCAGTAAGACTCATGAGTTCAGTACTGAGCAGATAGAAGCGATCTTATCGGTCTGTAATGGCTCTG
The genomic region above belongs to Rickettsia helvetica and contains:
- a CDS encoding ATP-dependent RecD-like DNA helicase, producing the protein MNKQDVNEYISGIIERITYHNPDNGFCVLRIKVKGHRDLITVTGNIPSVLVGEYIKCSGIWYNDRNHGKQFKAHFIKSLPPDTLEGIEKYLGSGLIKGIGPYFAKKLVLAFKDRVLEVIEHEPHLLSTVEGIGKVRANCICNNWQAQKVIREIMVFLQSHGVGTTRATRIYKTYGDRAIEIVSNNPYQLAKDIRGIGFISADTIARNLGIDKNSLIRAKAGLTHTLLEATSDGHCGLPKKILLQNIQKLLEIEYDIIEQAIIEEVASNVLIIDTIDNVESIFLTSYYIYEKNIAKILVNLTKAPVTWGKIDTVSVLPSIEQELGITLATSQKTAIEKALQHKLMVITGGPGTGKTTLVNSLLRTLSTQHLNIKLCAPTGRAAKRLSESTGLEATTIHRLLEIDPAYGGFKRNEDLPLLCDYLVIDEASMVDISLFHALLKALPHTSALLIVGDVDQLPSIGSGQVLKDIINSRVIPTVKLTEIFRQAATSNIIINAHRVNNGILPDLTSQKKESDFYFIEAEHGEDIINKIIMMIRERIPNKFNLNPINDIQLLCPMQRGGVGARSLNIELQKILNPNYSNGITKFGQTFAIGDKVMQTENNYDKEVYNGDIGVINNINEQDQEVTINFYNRDVVYDYSDLDQITLAYATTIHKSQGSEYPAVIIPLTMQSYMMLKRNLIYTAITRGKKLVIIIGQKKALAISIKDNKTSLRYSKLKEWLIG
- a CDS encoding TspO/MBR family protein, with amino-acid sequence MSTWYSTLNRSPLTPPNYVFPVVWNILYSAIGACGWVIWRTTTFPVLNTIKTLYVTQLVLNWSWTPLFFYFHLIKTSLLILISMDIIVGMLILLAYPKIKTVSLLMIPYLLWILIATYLNLYIWQYN
- a CDS encoding WGR domain-containing protein, producing the protein MAYYWIKDHKYYRLTTQDNLFGTTDLICNWGTLYSNQGNYKVIHCTTQHEIDTHIKRIVRIRKSRGYILIHTNIL
- a CDS encoding SemiSWEET family transporter yields the protein MTINNTDILHNQKSNTSNYYEYYIMIVGILGQSMHYIQAYKIFSTQSAEDISLPAYLICLFLLINWLIYGVVKKAKALIYAEILGMVGCSAIIIGTYLYN
- a CDS encoding SMR family transporter, whose amino-acid sequence is MLPFITLAFLIIVLQIFYYSLSAWHFVSTKCENAFAISLKYSDGFTKLKPTFLFIFFGALSFMCLSKTLNKIPIGTAYAVWTGIGAAGTAILGIFIFNEPISILRLFFITILIISIIGLKFS